Proteins from a genomic interval of Nostoc sp. TCL240-02:
- the purL gene encoding phosphoribosylformylglycinamidine synthase subunit PurL yields the protein MTATSPAFFSPQEIAAEGLKPEEYAEIVRRLGRHPNKAELGMFGVMWSEHCCYKNSRPLLKQFPTEGPRILVGPGENAGVVDLGDGLQLAFKIESHNHPSAVEPFQGAATGVGGILRDIFTMGARPIALLNSLRFGSLEDAKTQRLFQGVVAGISHYGNCVGVPTVGGEVYFDPAYSGNPLVNVMALGLMETSEIVKSGASGLGNPVLYVGSTTGRDGMGGASFASAELSDQSIDDRPAVQVGDPFLEKSLIEACLEAFKTGAVVAAQDMGAAGITCSTSEMAAKGGVGIELDLDKIPARETGMVPYEYLLSESQERMLFVAHKGREQELIDIFHRWGLQAVVAGTVIAEPIVRILFQGGVAAEIPAEALAENTPLYNRELLAEAPEYARQAWEWTPDSLPACTTAGIELQEGVQSWNDILFTLLDTPTIASKNWVYRQYDHQVQNNTVILPGGADAAVIRLRPLEEIPNLKSKILNLKLGVAATVDCNPRYVYLDPYEGAKAVVAEAARNLSCVGAEPLAVTDNLNFGSPEKPIGYWQLAEACRGLAEGCRELATPVTGGNVSLYNETLDSQGIPQPIYPTPVVGMVGLIPDITKIGGQGWQASGDVIYLLGLPLASKISLGASEYLATIHNTVAGKPPLVDFDLERRVQKVCREGIRNGWVRSAHDSAEGGVAIALAECCIAGNLGAEINLEIAPTHNRVDEVLFAEGGARILVSVTSAQQTIWESYLQEHLGQQWQILGTVGNFETGLGVFTTDNQVLIKVSIEDMSDRYFHAIARRIANQRTISES from the coding sequence ATGACCGCCACATCTCCTGCTTTTTTTTCCCCTCAAGAAATCGCTGCTGAAGGTCTTAAACCAGAAGAATACGCAGAAATTGTCCGTCGGTTAGGCCGTCATCCCAACAAAGCTGAACTGGGAATGTTCGGGGTAATGTGGTCAGAGCATTGCTGTTACAAAAATTCTCGACCTCTACTCAAACAATTTCCCACTGAGGGGCCCCGCATCCTCGTGGGGCCTGGTGAAAATGCTGGTGTTGTAGATTTAGGTGACGGACTCCAACTAGCTTTTAAGATTGAATCCCACAACCACCCCTCAGCTGTAGAACCATTTCAAGGTGCAGCAACGGGAGTGGGCGGTATTCTTAGAGATATTTTTACAATGGGTGCGCGTCCCATTGCTCTATTAAATTCCCTACGCTTCGGTTCCCTAGAAGATGCCAAAACTCAAAGGCTGTTCCAAGGCGTAGTAGCGGGGATTTCACATTATGGTAATTGCGTTGGAGTACCAACAGTAGGCGGCGAAGTTTACTTTGATCCAGCTTATTCTGGTAATCCCCTAGTGAATGTTATGGCACTAGGATTAATGGAAACGTCAGAAATCGTCAAATCTGGGGCATCTGGCTTAGGAAACCCCGTGCTGTATGTTGGTTCCACCACCGGGCGCGACGGTATGGGAGGCGCAAGTTTTGCCAGTGCAGAATTGAGCGATCAGTCAATAGACGATCGCCCGGCTGTGCAAGTAGGCGATCCATTTTTGGAAAAGTCGTTAATTGAAGCTTGTCTAGAGGCGTTTAAAACAGGTGCAGTTGTCGCCGCCCAAGATATGGGAGCAGCTGGAATCACCTGTTCTACTTCAGAGATGGCGGCAAAAGGTGGAGTAGGAATTGAACTAGATTTAGATAAAATTCCCGCTAGAGAAACGGGGATGGTTCCTTATGAATATCTGCTTTCGGAATCTCAAGAACGAATGCTGTTCGTTGCCCATAAGGGGCGCGAGCAAGAATTAATCGACATTTTTCATCGTTGGGGACTTCAAGCCGTTGTCGCCGGTACTGTCATCGCTGAACCCATCGTGCGGATTCTCTTTCAGGGTGGAGTAGCAGCAGAAATTCCCGCCGAGGCTTTGGCGGAAAATACCCCACTATATAACCGGGAGTTGTTGGCAGAAGCGCCAGAATATGCCCGTCAAGCTTGGGAATGGACTCCTGATTCTTTACCTGCTTGCACAACTGCTGGCATAGAACTCCAAGAAGGTGTGCAAAGTTGGAATGATATTCTCTTCACTTTGCTCGATACACCCACGATCGCATCTAAAAACTGGGTGTATCGTCAATATGACCATCAAGTACAAAATAATACAGTTATACTACCAGGTGGTGCAGATGCGGCTGTTATCCGGTTGCGCCCCCTTGAAGAAATTCCCAATCTAAAATCTAAAATCCTAAATCTAAAATTAGGGGTGGCAGCAACAGTAGATTGTAATCCTCGTTATGTTTATCTTGACCCTTATGAGGGAGCTAAGGCAGTGGTGGCAGAAGCTGCACGCAATCTTAGCTGTGTGGGTGCAGAACCTCTGGCGGTGACGGATAACCTAAATTTTGGCTCTCCAGAAAAACCGATTGGTTATTGGCAATTGGCAGAAGCTTGTCGCGGTTTGGCGGAAGGTTGCCGAGAATTGGCGACACCAGTCACAGGCGGAAATGTTTCTTTATACAATGAAACCCTCGATTCTCAAGGCATCCCACAACCCATTTATCCCACTCCTGTAGTGGGGATGGTGGGCTTGATTCCCGATATCACCAAAATTGGTGGACAAGGTTGGCAAGCATCCGGCGATGTGATTTACCTTCTCGGATTGCCTCTGGCATCCAAAATCAGTTTGGGAGCATCTGAGTATTTAGCTACTATCCACAATACTGTTGCCGGAAAACCGCCACTGGTAGATTTTGACTTGGAACGCCGCGTCCAAAAAGTTTGTCGGGAAGGAATTCGTAATGGTTGGGTACGTTCAGCCCATGATTCTGCTGAAGGGGGAGTTGCGATCGCACTTGCCGAATGTTGTATTGCTGGCAACCTTGGTGCCGAAATCAATTTAGAAATAGCACCAACGCACAACCGTGTCGATGAGGTGCTGTTTGCCGAAGGTGGTGCCAGGATTTTAGTTTCTGTAACATCGGCACAGCAAACAATTTGGGAATCATACTTACAGGAACATCTCGGTCAACAGTGGCAAATACTAGGTACAGTTGGCAATTTTGAGACGGGTTTGGGGGTTTTCACCACTGATAATCAGGTCTTAATCAAAGTTAGTATCGAAGATATGAGCGATCGCTATTTCCATGCGATCGCTAGGCGTATCGCCAACCAAAGAACTATTTCTGAGTCTTGA